One region of Bactrocera neohumeralis isolate Rockhampton chromosome 5, APGP_CSIRO_Bneo_wtdbg2-racon-allhic-juicebox.fasta_v2, whole genome shotgun sequence genomic DNA includes:
- the LOC126759011 gene encoding putative 60S ribosomal protein L33 — protein MAGDSHAEDAKLSGLSKHFNGSTMRGRANVAKATYAVIGLIIAYNVVKPKKK, from the exons ATGGCTGGAGATTCACATGCTGAGGATGCGAAATTGTCTGGACTGTCGAAACATTTCAATGGCTCCACAATGCGTGGTCGCGCAAAT GTGGCTAAGGCTACTTATGCTGTGATCGGTCTCATCATTGCCTACAATGTTGTCAAACCCAAGAAGAAGTAG